One window from the genome of Hyperolius riggenbachi isolate aHypRig1 chromosome 6, aHypRig1.pri, whole genome shotgun sequence encodes:
- the LOC137522814 gene encoding trans-1,2-dihydrobenzene-1,2-diol dehydrogenase-like isoform X1 → MMATKWGICSAGKISNDFVVALQTLPAEEHQVVAVAARDVSRAKEFAQSHGIPKVCASYEELASDPDIDVIYIGAIHPAHRDLGIMYMQKEKNVLCEKPLAMNLTEVKELISAARQHNVFFMEAFWSRFFPVYEQIRTLLSEKAIGEVKLVRAEFGVNLLHVARTVEQELGGGALLDIGCYCVQFALTAFSGEKPDSITAKGFLHETGVDETVTIILQYPGKRQAVLTCTFVTELPNQAVICGTKGMIQIPSFMWSPTTLIVNGQETKYTLPPTTKHLNFWNSTGLSYEAQHVRQCLLQGLKESPVMSFAESELLARIMEEVHTQLGISHNKA, encoded by the exons ATGATGGCAACAAAGTGGGGAATTTGCTCTGCAGGGAAGATTAGCAATGACTTTGTGGTTGCTCTGCAGACACTGCCAGCTGAGGAACACCAG GTAGTGGCTGTGGCAGCCAGAGATGTCAGTCGTGCCAAGGAATTTGCCCAAAGCCATGGGATACCAAAAGTGTGCGCATCATATGAAGAGCTTGCCAGCGACCCTGACATTG ATGTTATCTACATCGGTGCCATCCATCCAGCTCACAGGGACCTGGGGATAATGTATATGCAGAAAGAAAAGAATGTTCTATGTGAAAAGCCACTGGCAATGAACCTCACGGAAGTAAAAGAGCTCATCTCTGCTGCTCGCCAACACAATGTATTCTTTATGGAG GCATTTTGGAGCAGATTCTTCCCAGTGTATGAACAGATCCGCACTCTGTTGAGTGAGAAAGCCATTGGAGAGGTGAAGCTTGTGCGGGCGGAGTTTGGCGTGAACTTGCTTCATGTTGCCCGTACAGTGGAGCAGGAGCTGGGCGGAGGGGCTCTGTTGGACATTGGATGTTACTGTGTCCAGTTTGCATTAACGGCGTTCAGTGGAGAGAAGCCGGATTCTATAACTGCCAAAGGATTTCTACACGAGACCG GGGTGGATGAAACGGTTACAATTATCCTTCAATATCCAGGAAAACGCCAGGCAGTCCTAACCTGCACCTTTGTGACTGAACTGCCAAACCAAGCTGTGATATGTGGCACAAAAGGCATGATTCAG ATTCCGTCATTTATGTGGTCTCCAACAACTCTAATAGTAAATGGGCAAGAAACAAAATACACTCTTCCTCCAACTACGAAGCATTTGAATTTTTGGAACAGCACAGGCCTTAGTTATGAGGCTCAGCACGTGCGCCAATGTCTTTTGCAAG GATTAAAAGAGAGCCCAGTGATGAGTTTTGCAGAGAGTGAACTGCTGGCCAGAATCATGGAGGAGGTCCACACCCAGCTGGGAATCAGTCACAACAAAGCATGA
- the LOC137522814 gene encoding trans-1,2-dihydrobenzene-1,2-diol dehydrogenase-like isoform X2, translating into MMATKWGICSAGKISNDFVVALQTLPAEEHQVVAVAARDVSRAKEFAQSHGIPKVCASYEELASDPDIDVIYIGAIHPAHRDLGIMYMQKEKNVLCEKPLAMNLTEVKELISAARQHNVFFMEAFWSRFFPVYEQIRTLLSEKAIGEVKLVRAEFGVNLLHVARTVEQELGGGALLDIGCYCVQFALTAFSGEKPDSITAKGFLHETGVDETVTIILQYPGKRQAVLTCTFVTELPNQAVICGTKGMIQIPSFMWSPTTLIVNGQETKYTLPPTTKHLNFWNSTGLSYEAQHVRQCLLQGLKESPVMSFAESEHI; encoded by the exons ATGATGGCAACAAAGTGGGGAATTTGCTCTGCAGGGAAGATTAGCAATGACTTTGTGGTTGCTCTGCAGACACTGCCAGCTGAGGAACACCAG GTAGTGGCTGTGGCAGCCAGAGATGTCAGTCGTGCCAAGGAATTTGCCCAAAGCCATGGGATACCAAAAGTGTGCGCATCATATGAAGAGCTTGCCAGCGACCCTGACATTG ATGTTATCTACATCGGTGCCATCCATCCAGCTCACAGGGACCTGGGGATAATGTATATGCAGAAAGAAAAGAATGTTCTATGTGAAAAGCCACTGGCAATGAACCTCACGGAAGTAAAAGAGCTCATCTCTGCTGCTCGCCAACACAATGTATTCTTTATGGAG GCATTTTGGAGCAGATTCTTCCCAGTGTATGAACAGATCCGCACTCTGTTGAGTGAGAAAGCCATTGGAGAGGTGAAGCTTGTGCGGGCGGAGTTTGGCGTGAACTTGCTTCATGTTGCCCGTACAGTGGAGCAGGAGCTGGGCGGAGGGGCTCTGTTGGACATTGGATGTTACTGTGTCCAGTTTGCATTAACGGCGTTCAGTGGAGAGAAGCCGGATTCTATAACTGCCAAAGGATTTCTACACGAGACCG GGGTGGATGAAACGGTTACAATTATCCTTCAATATCCAGGAAAACGCCAGGCAGTCCTAACCTGCACCTTTGTGACTGAACTGCCAAACCAAGCTGTGATATGTGGCACAAAAGGCATGATTCAG ATTCCGTCATTTATGTGGTCTCCAACAACTCTAATAGTAAATGGGCAAGAAACAAAATACACTCTTCCTCCAACTACGAAGCATTTGAATTTTTGGAACAGCACAGGCCTTAGTTATGAGGCTCAGCACGTGCGCCAATGTCTTTTGCAAG GATTAAAAGAGAGCCCAGTGATGAGTTTTGCAGAGAGTGAACACATCTGA